The following proteins are co-located in the Pseudomonas synxantha genome:
- a CDS encoding SLOG family protein: MRVLICAGRHYADTKKSRHVLDAYHRLRPVQVLIHGGNQFLGSEIEEWARDIGIDVVRYPPNWQRHGKQAERQRNHFMLADSRPDVIIALPGGDDTLELVCQAKARGISVLTVES, translated from the coding sequence ATGCGCGTCTTGATCTGTGCAGGTCGTCATTACGCCGACACCAAGAAGTCCCGCCATGTGCTGGACGCCTACCACCGCCTGCGCCCGGTGCAGGTATTGATTCACGGCGGCAACCAGTTCCTCGGCAGCGAGATTGAGGAATGGGCGCGGGACATCGGCATCGACGTGGTGCGTTACCCACCCAATTGGCAACGCCACGGCAAACAGGCGGAACGCCAGCGCAACCACTTCATGCTGGCCGACAGCCGCCCCGACGTGATCATCGCCCTGCCCGGTGGCGACGACACCTTGGAGCTGGTGTGCCAGGCCAAAGCCCGCGGCATTTCGGTGCTGACTGTAGAAAGCTGA
- the mgtA gene encoding magnesium-translocating P-type ATPase — translation MSAVKNLPLHKKNGTATDTKLSMRAAREAQNGLAATLANVRATQDGLTELDASARLQREGYNEVAHDKPPHAMVQFLQALNNPFIYVLLTLGGISFVTDCWLPMQAGEEADPTKVIIIMTMVLLSSLLRFWQEHRSAKSAEALKAMVRTTATVLRREQVGAQPTLREVPMRELVAGDIVQLSAGDMIPADIRLIESRDLFISQAVLTGEALPVEKYDTLGDVTQKSASSLAADQGNLLDLPNICFMGTNVVSGRAKAVVVATGPRTYFGSLAKAIVGSRVQTAFDRGVNSVSWLLIRFMLVMVPIVFFLNGFSKGDWGDAFLFALAVAVGLTPEMLPMIVSANLAKGATAMAKRKVVVKRLNAIQNFGSMDVLCTDKTGTLTQDKIILEHHVNAFGRRDDAVLSLAWLNSFHQSGMKNLMDQAVVQFAQQNPKFQVPFAYSKVDELPFDFVRRRLSIVVKDAAGDHLLVCKGAVEEMLSISTHTLEGGTAVPLDDRRRQELLALANDYNEDGFRVLVVATRNIPKALARQQYTTTDERNLVIQGFLTFLDPPKETAGPAIAALQQIGVAIKVLTGDNAVVTSKICRQVGLEPGQPLLGVEIEAMDDATLLRRVEERTVFAKLTPLQKSRVLKALQANGHTVGFLGDGINDAPALRDADVGISVDSGTDIAKESADIILLEKSLMVLEEGVLKGRETFGNIMKYLNMTASSNFGNVFSVLVASAFIPFMPMLAIHLLLQNLMYDISQLALPWDKMDKEYLAKPRKWDAKNIGRFMIWIGPTSSIFDITTFALMWYVFAANSVEMQTLFQSGWFIEGLLSQTLVVHMLRTRKIPFFQSTAAWPVLMMTCIVIALGIYVPFSPLGTLVGLQPLPMAYFPWLVGTLLAYCCVAQLMKTIYIRRFKQWY, via the coding sequence ATGAGCGCCGTAAAAAACCTGCCTCTGCACAAGAAAAATGGCACCGCTACCGACACCAAACTGTCGATGCGCGCCGCCCGTGAAGCCCAGAACGGCTTGGCGGCTACCCTCGCCAACGTACGTGCCACCCAGGACGGCCTGACCGAACTGGACGCCTCGGCGCGTCTGCAACGCGAAGGCTACAACGAAGTCGCCCACGACAAGCCGCCACACGCCATGGTCCAGTTCCTGCAGGCGCTGAACAACCCTTTCATCTACGTACTGCTCACCCTGGGCGGCATCAGCTTTGTCACCGACTGCTGGCTGCCGATGCAGGCAGGCGAAGAGGCCGACCCGACCAAGGTCATCATTATCATGACCATGGTGCTGCTCAGCAGCCTGCTGCGCTTCTGGCAGGAGCACCGTTCGGCCAAATCCGCCGAGGCGCTCAAGGCCATGGTGCGCACCACGGCCACCGTGCTACGCCGCGAGCAGGTCGGTGCCCAACCTACCCTGCGCGAGGTGCCGATGCGCGAGTTGGTGGCCGGCGATATCGTGCAGCTGTCGGCCGGTGACATGATCCCTGCCGACATCCGCCTGATCGAATCCCGCGACTTGTTTATCAGCCAGGCCGTCCTGACCGGTGAAGCCTTGCCGGTGGAGAAGTACGACACCCTCGGCGATGTCACGCAAAAATCCGCCTCCAGCCTGGCCGCCGATCAGGGCAATCTGCTGGACCTGCCGAACATCTGCTTCATGGGTACGAACGTGGTCAGCGGCCGCGCCAAGGCTGTAGTGGTCGCCACCGGGCCGCGCACGTATTTTGGCTCCCTGGCCAAGGCGATTGTCGGCTCGCGGGTGCAAACCGCCTTCGACCGTGGAGTGAACAGCGTCAGTTGGTTGCTGATCCGCTTCATGCTGGTGATGGTGCCCATTGTGTTCTTCCTCAATGGCTTCTCCAAGGGTGACTGGGGCGATGCCTTCCTGTTTGCCCTGGCGGTGGCCGTCGGCCTCACTCCGGAAATGCTGCCGATGATCGTCAGCGCCAACCTGGCCAAGGGCGCCACGGCCATGGCTAAGCGCAAAGTGGTGGTCAAGCGCCTCAATGCGATCCAGAATTTCGGCTCGATGGACGTGCTGTGCACCGACAAGACCGGCACCCTGACCCAGGACAAGATCATTCTCGAGCATCACGTCAACGCCTTCGGCCGGCGCGATGATGCAGTGTTGTCCCTGGCCTGGCTGAACAGCTTTCACCAGAGCGGCATGAAGAACCTGATGGACCAGGCCGTGGTGCAGTTTGCGCAACAAAACCCCAAGTTCCAGGTGCCATTTGCCTACAGCAAGGTCGATGAATTGCCGTTCGACTTTGTCCGCCGCCGCCTATCCATCGTGGTCAAGGACGCTGCCGGTGATCATCTATTGGTGTGCAAGGGCGCCGTGGAGGAGATGCTGAGCATTTCCACCCACACCCTGGAAGGCGGCACCGCCGTACCCCTGGATGATCGCCGCCGTCAGGAGCTGCTGGCACTGGCTAATGACTACAACGAAGACGGTTTTCGCGTGCTGGTGGTGGCGACTCGTAATATTCCCAAGGCATTGGCACGCCAGCAGTACACCACCACCGATGAACGCAACCTGGTGATCCAGGGCTTCCTGACCTTCCTGGACCCACCGAAGGAAACCGCAGGCCCGGCGATTGCTGCGCTGCAACAAATTGGCGTGGCGATCAAGGTGTTGACCGGCGACAACGCCGTGGTCACCAGCAAGATCTGCCGCCAGGTCGGCCTGGAGCCGGGCCAGCCGCTGCTGGGCGTGGAAATCGAAGCGATGGACGACGCCACCCTGCTGCGCCGCGTGGAGGAGCGTACGGTATTTGCCAAGCTGACGCCGCTACAGAAATCGCGGGTACTCAAGGCGCTGCAAGCCAACGGCCACACCGTCGGTTTCCTCGGCGACGGTATCAACGATGCGCCGGCGCTGCGGGATGCCGACGTGGGTATCTCGGTGGACAGCGGTACGGATATCGCCAAGGAATCAGCCGACATCATCCTGCTGGAAAAGAGCCTGATGGTGCTGGAAGAAGGCGTACTCAAAGGCCGCGAGACCTTCGGCAATATCATGAAGTACCTGAACATGACTGCCAGCTCCAACTTCGGCAATGTGTTCTCGGTGCTGGTAGCCAGTGCGTTCATTCCGTTCATGCCGATGCTGGCGATCCACCTGCTGCTGCAAAACCTGATGTACGACATCTCCCAGCTGGCCCTGCCGTGGGACAAGATGGACAAGGAATACCTGGCCAAGCCGCGCAAGTGGGATGCGAAAAACATCGGCCGCTTCATGATCTGGATCGGGCCTACCTCCTCGATCTTCGACATCACCACCTTCGCGCTGATGTGGTACGTGTTCGCGGCCAACAGTGTGGAAATGCAGACCCTGTTCCAGTCCGGCTGGTTTATCGAGGGGCTGCTCTCACAAACCCTGGTGGTGCACATGCTGCGCACCCGCAAGATCCCGTTCTTCCAGAGCACGGCTGCCTGGCCGGTGCTGATGATGACCTGCATCGTCATCGCCCTGGGTATCTATGTGCCGTTCTCGCCACTGGGCACCCTGGTAGGCCTGCAACCGCTGCCGATGGCGTATTTCCCATGGCTGGTGGGCACCCTGCTGGCGTACTGCTGCGTGGCCCAACTGATGAAGACGATCTACATCCGCCGCTTCAAGCAGTGGTACTGA